The nucleotide window GTCGAGGAGAGAATCCTAAGGTGTGCGAGAGAACTCTCGTTAAGGAACTCGGCAAAATGACCCCGTAACTTCGGGAGAAGGGGTGCTCTTGAGCGTGCAAGCGCATGAGAGCCGCAGTGAATAGGCCCAGGCGACTGTTTAGCAAAAACACAGGTCTCTGCAAAACCGTAAGGTGACGTATAGGGGCTGACGCCTGCCCGGTGCTGGAAGGTTAAGAGGAGTGGTTAGCGCAAGCGAAGCTGCGAATTGAAGCCCCAGTAAACGGCGGCCGTAACTATAACGGTCCTAAGGTAGCGAAATTCCTTGTCGGGTAAGTTCCGACCCGCACGAAAGGCGTAACGATCTGGGCACTGTCTCAACGAGAGACTCGGTGAAATTATAGTACCTGTGAAGATGCAGGTTACCCGCGACAGGACGGAAAGACCCCGTGGAGCTTTACTGTAGCCTGATATTGAATTTTGGTACAACTTGTACAGGATAGGTAGGAGCCAGAGATCTCGGAGCGCCAGCTTCGAAGGAGGCGTCGGTGGGATACTACCCTGGTTGTATTGAACTTCTAACCCATGCCCCTTAGCGGGGTAGGAGACAGTGTCAGGCGGACAGTTTGACTGGGGCGGTCGCCTCCTAAAAGGTAACGGAGGCGCCCAAAGGTTCCCTCAGAATGGTTGGAAATCATTCGAAGAGTGTAAAGGCATAAGGGAGCTTGACTGCGAGACCTACAAGTCGAGCAGGGTCGAAAGACGGGCTTAGTGATCCGGTGGTTCCGCATGGAAGGGCCATCGCTCAACGGATAAAAGCTACCCCGGGGATAACAGGCTTATCTCCCCCAAGAGTCCACATCGACGGGGAGGTTTGGCACCTCGATGTCGGCTCATCGCATCCTGGGGCTGTAGTCGGTCCCAAGGGTTGGGCTGTTCGCCCATTAAAGCGGTACGCGAGCTGGGTTCAGAACGTCGTGAGACAGTTCGGTCCCTATCCGTCGTGGGCGTAGGAAATTTGAGAGGAGCTGTCCTTAGTACGAGAGGACCGGGATGGACACACCGCTGGTGTACCAGTTGTCTTGCCAAAGGCATCGCTGGGTAGCTATGTGTGGACGGGATAAGTGCTGAAAGCATCTAAGCATGAAGCCCCCCTCAAGATGAGATTTCCCATTACGCAAGTAAGTAAGACCCCTGAAAGACGATCAGGTAGATAGGTTCGAGGTGGAAGTGCGGTGACGTATGGAGCTGACGAATACTAATCGGTCGAGGACTTAACCACATTTTATTGCATAATTCAATGAAACGTTTATCCAGTTTTGAAAGAACAAACTTTCATAGTGAAGTGATGATGGCAAAGAGGTCACACCCGTTCCCATACCGAACACGGAAGTTAAGCTCTTTAGCGCCGATGGTAGTTGGGGGCTTCCCCCTGTGAGAGTAGGACGTCGCTTTGCAACGTAAAAACCACTGAGATTTCAGTGGTTTTTTTAATATTTAAAGAAAATTTATAAGTCTACTCGAACATCATCCGCTGGTATCAAATAGCGTTATGTCATCTTCTATACAAATCTGCGCTGTAGTAAATAATATTATTTTTTGAATATAATATACTCAAATAAAAATTCTCTATAAAAATATATGTTTTTTCTAAAAAAGACTAGTAATTTCTAATATCTCTAGTTATAATAATATTTGTCCTGTAAGGATTCTATAAATGGTCCCGTGGTGTAGCGGTTAACATGCCTGCCTGTCACGCAGGAGATCGCCGGTTCGATCCCGGTCGGGACCGCCATTTAAATTTAATTCTCACGCAGTTCGTAATCAACGAATTGTGTTTTTTTACGTTTAAATGAAAAAATAAAATTTTTACTAATATGTTAATTTAAAACAACATATTATAAGTTTCGAGATAACAGAAATGTTTGATCAAACTCCTGAAGGGGAAAGTTTCCTGGGGGGGAATATCGATGAGCAAAAAAGCATTCAGTATATATCTTTTAGTTTGTTTAGTCGTTTTCCTTTTATTGAGCAGCACATCATGTAAAGATGAAGTACTTGAAATAGAAGAAAAGAATACGTATAGTTGGCAAAAATTTATGAATGAAGAAGAGTATGGACAATTAGAAATAGGAATGTCATATATGGAAGTTGTTCGTGTTGCAGGAGGAGCCGGCAAGGAAGTAGCTCCAAATGTATTTGAGTGGAATGATGAGCTACTATTTACTAGAGGATATCGAATTACTTTTGAAAAGGGACAATTAAATGAAAAAGAAGTTGTAACGAAAAAAGGTAATTCAAACAGATAAAGTAATTAAAACGAAGAAGTGTTATTTCTCAATCTGGAGAGATAACACTTTTTGTATGTAAAGAAATTTTAGTGCCAAGTAATAGCTCTTTCAATTTAAAGTGATACATTTTGAACAATTGGCTCAGTTCAAGTAAACTAGAAGTAATGGATTTTTTTCGGGAAGGAAGCAACAATATGATATTTGAAAAACAAATATTCTCTTTACAAGAGACACAGGAGTTGGCACAGAATTTAGCACAACTTGTAGAACCTCAGATGACGATAACGCTTGAAGGAGATTTAGGCGCAGGGAAGACAACGTTTACACAAAGCTTTGCTAAGGGGCTAGGTATCCAACGAACTGTGAATAGCCCAACTTTTACAATTATGAAGCAGTATGAAGGACGATTGCCTCTCAATCACTTAGATGTATATCGTCTTGCAGATAGCGATGAGGACTTAGGTTGGGAAGAGATTTTTTTTGGAGATGCGGTAACAGTTGTAGAATGGGCACATTTAATTGAAGAAGATTTACCGGAAGAACGTTTGGCAATCGAAATTACACGAATCGATGAGCAGGCACGTAAATTTGTATTAAAACCAATGGGCACACAGTATGTCCGTCTTTGTGAGGAGTTATTAAAATGATTTGGTTAGGAATAGAAACAGCGAATGCACCGCTTTCAGTTGCCATTGTACGTGATGGCAAAGTAATTGCAGAAGTTGTACAAAATATTAAATTAACACACTCAGTAGGAGCGATGCCTGCAGTAGAAGAGGTAGTGAAAAAGGCTGGGATTGCTGCAACACAAATTGATGCTGTAGCCGTATCAGAAGGTCCTGGTTCCTATACAGGTGTCCGTATTGGTGTTACATTAGCTAAGACACTGGCATGGTCTTTACAAAAGCCATTAGTAGGCGTTTCAAGTTTGAAGGCACTTGCTGCTAACGCACGTATGGCAAGTGGCTTAATTTGCGCATTATTTGATGCGCGTCGACAAAATGTATATGCAGGTGTGTATGAAGGTGGTTCATTAAATACGATAGTTGAAGATTATCATGACCATATTGACGGCTTGTTAGAAAAATTAAAAGCCTTCAACCTACCGATCTTATTTGTTGGTACGGATGTTACAATGTATTTTGAAAAAATAAAAGAAATATTAGGGGATAATGCTATACGTGCACCATTTACATTAGACTTACCACGTGCTTCAGAGCTCATTGCAATTGCACAAGAACGAAATTTACCTGCAGTTGAAGCTGTTCATACTTTTGTTCCACAATATCGTCGTATTGCAGAAGCTGAGGCGAATTGGATTAAGGAACAAAAAAAGGGGCAATTATAATGGTGCGTTATCGAAAAATGGAAATCGGTGATGTAGAGGCTGTTTATGCAATTGAGCTCGCCACATTCCCAACACCTTGGACGCTGGATTCTTTTTATTATGAAATGACGGAAAATCAATTTTCGCATTATTTGGTAGCCGAAGATGAAAGTGGGAAGATAATTGGCTTTTGTGGAATATGGCTTGTCATTGATGCAGCGCAAATCACCAATGTTGCAGTGATAGAATCTGTGCGTGGGCAAGGTATTGGGGAAGCACTTATGCGTGAGGCGATTCGCATTTCAAAAGAAGCCAATATGGACGTTATGAGCTTGGAGGTACGTGTGACAAATACTGTTGCACAAAATTTATATCGTAAACTTGGGTTCCAGGATGGTGGCATTCGCAAAGGCTATTATACGGACAACCAAGAAGATGCGTTAGTAATGTGGGTGAATTTATAATGGAAAACTATATATTAGCAATTGAAACAAGCTGTGATGAAACGGCTGTAGCAATTATTAAAAATGGTACTGAAATAATTTCT belongs to Solibacillus sp. FSL R7-0682 and includes:
- the tsaE gene encoding tRNA (adenosine(37)-N6)-threonylcarbamoyltransferase complex ATPase subunit type 1 TsaE; protein product: MIFEKQIFSLQETQELAQNLAQLVEPQMTITLEGDLGAGKTTFTQSFAKGLGIQRTVNSPTFTIMKQYEGRLPLNHLDVYRLADSDEDLGWEEIFFGDAVTVVEWAHLIEEDLPEERLAIEITRIDEQARKFVLKPMGTQYVRLCEELLK
- the tsaB gene encoding tRNA (adenosine(37)-N6)-threonylcarbamoyltransferase complex dimerization subunit type 1 TsaB; protein product: MIWLGIETANAPLSVAIVRDGKVIAEVVQNIKLTHSVGAMPAVEEVVKKAGIAATQIDAVAVSEGPGSYTGVRIGVTLAKTLAWSLQKPLVGVSSLKALAANARMASGLICALFDARRQNVYAGVYEGGSLNTIVEDYHDHIDGLLEKLKAFNLPILFVGTDVTMYFEKIKEILGDNAIRAPFTLDLPRASELIAIAQERNLPAVEAVHTFVPQYRRIAEAEANWIKEQKKGQL
- the rimI gene encoding ribosomal protein S18-alanine N-acetyltransferase is translated as MVRYRKMEIGDVEAVYAIELATFPTPWTLDSFYYEMTENQFSHYLVAEDESGKIIGFCGIWLVIDAAQITNVAVIESVRGQGIGEALMREAIRISKEANMDVMSLEVRVTNTVAQNLYRKLGFQDGGIRKGYYTDNQEDALVMWVNL